The sequence ATTTTTGCTTATGCGGAATGTGGGTTACATTTCTCCACGCATTAAGTTCGATTGCTTCCTGTAGTGACGAGGGCGATCACGGCATAATCTTTCGTCCGCAACGCTTTGAGCATTAGGCCGCCAACAGCCAATCAGCAGCAATTGGCGATAGCCTACGGCGAAGTAGGAAAACTCTGTTTTGTATTGGGGCCAGTTGTGTTGGCAATTCAGTCAGGCGATCGGTCTTAGTGCCAGTTGGCCGGTAAGCGCAGCTATGCTGTAGGCAATCGCCTCGAATAGAGGGGCCATTCTTCTCAACCCGAAGTAGGAATACTCTGTTTTGGGTGGGAGCTAGTTCTGAGATTCAACGATTTGGTTAGGTTGCTAAAGATCCGTTCAGGCCCGAAGGATGCCCAAAGCAAAATGAGTAGTTTTGCTCTCAGGCGCTCGGTTTACTGCTGATAGATCGCTCGCCTCAAAAACGTAAAAAATATAAACGGTGTGAACCCTTAATTTTTGGAAAACCCCACAAAATATTTATCCAAATTAAAAACCTTGTTTAGTTCATGCTGAACTTTTTGGTAAACTCGCATTTCCCCGGTTTCTATATGAGCAAATCCTTTACTTCCGGGTCGTAATCGCTTATCATGATTGTCAATCAAAATTGTGACGGTCAAAAAGCGTTTTGCTCCCGATATATCTGGGGTGATGAGGGGCGGAATGTCCTCAACTGTTGCTTGATAGGGAATGCTGTTAGGCTCGGCGAGTTTAAAAATGACGGTTTGACCCGGCTTGACTAATTTTTCATCTTCTTGAGGAATTTGTAACTGGGCTGTAAGTTGTGCTAAATCTACCACAGTCATTAACTCTTGACCCACGGATAAGGGGGTATTATGGCGCAGGTCTAAATCCGTATCCAAAATAATTCCTGAAGTCTTAGTCGTGACGATTAAATCACCTTGAATTGCCCGAACTCGTTGAAGTTCCAATTCAGCTTTAGCTACCCGTTTTGTTTCATTCTCGACTTCCGAAAAAGCCGCTGCCACTTTCGTTTCCGCCGAACGTTGAGCGGCTGTATATTGCTCAACATCATTATCTCGCTCATCGCGTAAGTCTTCCACTTGCTTTTCTACGGCCTTGATTTGCTCAAGTTTAGCTGCAATGGAGCGGCTTTTTTGTTCAATGAAGTTGCCTCGCTCATGAATTGAACTCTGTAGTTGGTCAATCTGTAACTGTTTCACCCCTATCTGAGAGGTTAATTGGTCAATTTGACTCCTCAGTCTAATTTCTTCCTTTTTAGCTTCTTCAAAGTGTTCAAGCGCTAAGGCTTTTTCTTCTAAAAGGGGTTGAAATCGTGCTATTTTTCCTTGTTGAAGTTCCAAAATTTCCTGAAAATTCAACCGACTTAGCTCTATTGCAGAAATTTCAGTTTTAACACCTCCAATTTGACTTTCCAGCCCTAGAATTACATTTCTGATTGCAGCTATTTCACTTTCAATGCTTCTTATTTCTTGTTCTATTTCCCGAATTTTTGGCTGTTTTTCTCCAGAAATAATTGCTTGTATTTCCTGCTGTTGTTTGTCAGCTCGCTTTTGAGCGAGGACCACCGCTAATTTAGCAGCATCCAGTTCCTTTTCAGCAACCTTTAACCCTTCTTCTGCCGTAGACTGACTGGCATTTGCTTGTTGCAAACTCCGTTCCGCCTCCGCAATTTGGCCTTCTATCTCTCGGCTAAAAACTTCTGCAACCACATCACCCGCTTTAACTGATTCATTGCTTCCCACTTTTAATTTTACAATACCCGACATAGGCATGAGGATACGATGCCGCTCATCTGTGCGGGAAGTAACTTCTCCTTCCGCTCCGACATGATTGAGTATTGAGAGTCGGGAAACCGCCACCCCACCCGCCACCAAAATCAACATCATCAACCATTTCCCGTAAGATTTAGATGCAGTCGGTGCTTTGGCAGGGGAATCCGCCGCAGATGTGGGCGTGGCTGCTGGTGCCACTACCGTTTGAGGTTGGGCAATAGATTTTGGCGGGACGACTTTTAGAGGAGACTTTTGCGGTTGATTATTTGTGGTAGTCATGGTAGTAGATGTCCTAATTTTGAAACTATTAAAAAATTAAATTTTGTTGCGGGGAAATAAAAAATATACCAACCAAATTGTCAACATTAAAATGGCAGTTGTTGGGATATTACTTAAACTCCAATCAGCAATTCTGGCAAATAAAAATCCGAAAACAAAATAGATATAAGCCAGACTCAGGGGAGCATAAACGGCTAATATTAAGATATCTCCAGCCTTTTCTGTTAAAGGTTTTCCTTGTAGCAGATTTGCATATAACGCAAATGAGCGCGTCCTGAGATTATTAATTCCTGTCAGGGCCACGGCTAGGTAATACCCATCAAACTTTGCCATTGGGTTGAGGTTAATTGCTACAGTCACTAAAGCTGCAACCATCAGTAAATAGCTGGCAGTATGGAGCCAACTACTGGGGTTGGTCCAATTCCAAAACCACAAGGCAGCAGCCCAAATAGCAAATTGCACTAACAACCCCGCCCCCACCACCAACACCCGTTTAAACCGAGGTAGGCAGTAAGAATCTGTTGTGTTGGTATAAGCGGCGGGCATGAACATCATCAGTAGCAATCCCATGTTGGGAACCACCCCGCCAAAATTTTTTAGAGTAAACGCATGACCCAATTCATGGAACGCCACCACCAGCATTGATAGCAAAGCAAAGGGAATAATTAAAGCAGGACCATTCGCTTCCATAAGTTGCTGTCCCGTATAAATGATGACTTCTCGCTGACGAATTCCCAGGACAGCAGAAGCAGCTAAACAGAGGAATAATATCACCGCAAACGG is a genomic window of Laspinema palackyanum D2c containing:
- a CDS encoding efflux RND transporter periplasmic adaptor subunit, coding for MTTTNNQPQKSPLKVVPPKSIAQPQTVVAPAATPTSAADSPAKAPTASKSYGKWLMMLILVAGGVAVSRLSILNHVGAEGEVTSRTDERHRILMPMSGIVKLKVGSNESVKAGDVVAEVFSREIEGQIAEAERSLQQANASQSTAEEGLKVAEKELDAAKLAVVLAQKRADKQQQEIQAIISGEKQPKIREIEQEIRSIESEIAAIRNVILGLESQIGGVKTEISAIELSRLNFQEILELQQGKIARFQPLLEEKALALEHFEEAKKEEIRLRSQIDQLTSQIGVKQLQIDQLQSSIHERGNFIEQKSRSIAAKLEQIKAVEKQVEDLRDERDNDVEQYTAAQRSAETKVAAAFSEVENETKRVAKAELELQRVRAIQGDLIVTTKTSGIILDTDLDLRHNTPLSVGQELMTVVDLAQLTAQLQIPQEDEKLVKPGQTVIFKLAEPNSIPYQATVEDIPPLITPDISGAKRFLTVTILIDNHDKRLRPGSKGFAHIETGEMRVYQKVQHELNKVFNLDKYFVGFSKN